From a region of the Nonlabens dokdonensis DSW-6 genome:
- a CDS encoding heavy metal translocating P-type ATPase: MKKKKVNLRDIDPKEHKGEHSHDDDHNHSSPEEISNFRTYLPAIFSFVMLIAGIAIDYFDAFLFFKGWIRIVWYTVAYIPVGFPVIKEGWKSVKNGDFFTEFFLMSIATLGAFAIGEYPEGVAVMLFYAVGELFQNAAVNRAKGNIKALLDVRPNEALVYRDGDYVSVNPETVEIGEKIQVRVGEKVPLDGILLSEKGSFNTAALTGESKPDTIAKGDTVFAGSINLDGVIEVETTKEFKDSSIARILDMVQNATARKSKTELFIRKFARIYTPIVVFLAISLTFLPYFFVDDYVFRDWLYRALIFLVISCPCALVISIPLGYFGGLGAASRNGILFKGASFLDAMTQVNTVVMDKTGTVTKAVFKIKEIVTGSAFAKAEFMKYLMAMEEQSTHPIAIAIMEYKAEGADYNATDVSEIAGKGLKGSVNGKTVLVGNKALMTAHQIEVPAETDNIVESIVMVGIDGAFAGYVTIADELKDDAHQAIKEIRAAGIDKIIMLSGDKDSITQEVAKELGIDWAKGGMLPEDKLNEVEKLKQQPDTKVAFIGDGINDAPVLAASDVGIAMGGLGSDVAIETADVIIQTDQPSKISRAIKIGRSTRRVVWQNIILAFGVKVIVLILGAGGLATMWEAVFADVGVALLAILNAVRLQKMKWE; this comes from the coding sequence ATGAAAAAGAAAAAAGTAAATTTACGGGACATTGACCCAAAAGAACATAAGGGCGAGCACAGTCACGATGATGACCATAACCATAGCAGCCCTGAAGAAATTTCAAACTTTAGAACCTATCTACCGGCAATTTTCAGCTTTGTGATGCTGATAGCCGGAATTGCTATTGATTACTTTGATGCGTTTCTTTTCTTCAAAGGATGGATTCGCATAGTGTGGTACACGGTAGCCTATATACCTGTGGGATTCCCTGTAATTAAGGAAGGTTGGAAGAGTGTCAAAAATGGTGATTTTTTTACGGAATTCTTCTTAATGTCCATAGCCACTTTAGGTGCATTTGCCATTGGCGAATATCCCGAAGGTGTTGCCGTAATGCTGTTTTATGCTGTGGGCGAACTCTTCCAAAATGCGGCCGTTAACCGTGCGAAAGGAAATATAAAAGCCTTACTCGATGTAAGACCAAATGAGGCATTAGTTTATCGTGATGGCGATTATGTTTCAGTAAATCCCGAGACAGTTGAAATTGGCGAAAAGATACAGGTACGTGTAGGCGAAAAAGTTCCGCTTGATGGTATTCTGCTTTCTGAAAAGGGTTCTTTTAATACTGCTGCCTTGACAGGCGAAAGCAAACCTGATACTATTGCTAAAGGCGATACCGTTTTTGCTGGAAGTATTAATCTCGATGGAGTTATTGAAGTTGAAACAACAAAAGAATTTAAGGACAGTTCCATTGCACGTATTCTCGATATGGTGCAAAACGCAACTGCTAGAAAATCAAAAACGGAATTGTTCATTAGAAAATTTGCGCGGATTTATACGCCTATCGTTGTATTCCTTGCCATCAGCCTGACGTTTCTTCCTTACTTTTTTGTAGATGATTATGTGTTTAGAGATTGGTTATATCGTGCATTGATATTCCTCGTGATTTCGTGTCCTTGTGCTTTGGTTATCTCGATACCGCTAGGTTATTTCGGTGGTTTGGGAGCTGCTTCACGTAATGGTATTCTTTTTAAGGGTGCGTCCTTTCTCGATGCAATGACTCAAGTTAATACCGTAGTGATGGATAAGACGGGAACGGTCACTAAAGCAGTATTTAAGATTAAAGAAATTGTTACTGGTTCCGCTTTCGCGAAAGCAGAATTTATGAAATACCTAATGGCAATGGAAGAGCAATCCACGCATCCAATAGCAATAGCCATTATGGAATATAAGGCTGAAGGAGCAGATTATAATGCTACAGACGTTTCTGAAATTGCAGGTAAAGGTTTGAAAGGTAGCGTAAATGGAAAAACAGTCTTAGTTGGGAACAAAGCATTGATGACAGCACATCAGATAGAAGTTCCAGCAGAAACAGACAACATTGTTGAGTCTATAGTGATGGTAGGTATAGATGGCGCATTTGCAGGTTATGTAACAATCGCCGATGAATTGAAAGACGATGCGCATCAAGCGATCAAAGAAATAAGGGCAGCAGGAATCGATAAGATTATTATGCTTTCTGGAGATAAGGATTCTATCACTCAAGAAGTAGCAAAAGAATTAGGCATCGACTGGGCAAAAGGTGGAATGCTTCCAGAAGACAAACTCAATGAGGTGGAAAAATTAAAACAGCAACCAGATACTAAGGTGGCTTTTATAGGTGATGGTATTAATGATGCGCCTGTACTTGCGGCTAGTGATGTAGGAATCGCGATGGGCGGTCTTGGTAGCGATGTGGCTATTGAAACCGCAGATGTTATTATACAAACAGATCAACCCAGTAAAATCTCAAGAGCGATAAAAATAGGCCGTTCTACACGTCGGGTTGTTTGGCAAAATATCATACTTGCCTTTGGCGTGAAAGTTATTGTATTAATATTAGGCGCTGGAGGTCTCGCCACAATGTGGGAAGCAGTCTTTGCAGATGTAGGTGTAGCATTGCTGGCTATTCTCAATGCTGTTCGATTGCAGAAAATGAAGTGGGAGTAA
- a CDS encoding cation diffusion facilitator family transporter, which yields MDKTRRNNLKQARTLQIWNVVYDVIEVVVSLIAGFTANSSALIGWGLDSTIEVVSAGTLGWRLHGEIKGIDEEKVKRRQKITLNVIAISFTLICIFISYDSITKLINKETANWSTLGLIILLVSLVVNPILIYFKRKYGKKLDSPALLADAKDTFICLYQTVVVLIGLLLVNWLGWWWADPVAALLIVPYAAKEGWEAYNKAKNINHNTAQND from the coding sequence ATGGATAAGACAAGAAGAAATAATCTTAAACAAGCCAGAACGCTACAGATTTGGAACGTTGTTTATGATGTTATTGAAGTAGTGGTCTCGCTTATAGCAGGATTTACGGCCAATAGTTCAGCATTAATTGGTTGGGGATTAGACAGCACGATTGAAGTGGTAAGTGCGGGAACATTAGGCTGGCGACTGCACGGCGAGATTAAAGGTATCGATGAAGAAAAAGTAAAACGAAGACAAAAAATCACGTTAAACGTAATTGCAATTTCATTTACGCTCATCTGTATTTTCATTTCCTACGATTCCATTACAAAGCTTATAAATAAAGAAACCGCAAACTGGAGCACTTTGGGACTGATTATATTATTGGTTTCCCTCGTTGTAAACCCAATTCTAATATATTTCAAAAGAAAATATGGAAAGAAATTGGATAGCCCTGCCTTGTTGGCAGATGCCAAGGACACCTTTATTTGCCTGTACCAGACCGTGGTCGTACTTATAGGATTGCTATTAGTCAACTGGCTGGGCTGGTGGTGGGCAGATCCCGTTGCGGCCTTGCTCATCGTCCCGTACGCAGCAAAAGAAGGCTGGGAAGCCTATAACAAGGCTAAAAACATCAACCATAACACCGCACAAAATGACTGA
- a CDS encoding cation transporter: MKKSTFIITKMDCPSEEQMIRMKLESYAQVKHLDFDIPNRKLEVYHVDDVKAIKTSIASLKLGDSLEGTTEAEPPVMEDQSKQKRILWWVLGINFGFFVIEMTTGWISSSMGLVADSLDMLADSIVYALSLFAVGGAISRKKKVAKYSGYFQMALAILGFAEVLRRFFSDTETPLFQWMIIVSIFALVGNLISLWLINKTKSKEAHMQASAIFTSNDIIVNGGVIVAGILVYFLNSKWPDLVIGGIVFTFVMRGALRILKLSK; encoded by the coding sequence TTGAAAAAAAGCACTTTTATAATAACTAAAATGGACTGCCCTTCAGAAGAGCAGATGATTCGGATGAAGTTAGAGTCTTATGCTCAAGTAAAACACTTGGATTTTGATATTCCTAACAGAAAATTGGAAGTATATCACGTGGACGACGTCAAGGCGATAAAAACGTCTATAGCCAGCTTAAAACTTGGGGATTCCTTAGAAGGAACCACAGAAGCCGAACCACCCGTAATGGAAGACCAATCCAAACAAAAAAGAATCCTATGGTGGGTCTTGGGCATCAACTTTGGCTTTTTCGTTATCGAAATGACCACCGGTTGGATTTCTTCTTCGATGGGTCTTGTGGCAGACTCATTAGATATGCTGGCAGATTCCATCGTATATGCATTAAGCCTATTTGCGGTAGGCGGTGCCATTTCAAGAAAAAAGAAGGTTGCGAAATACAGCGGATACTTTCAGATGGCATTGGCAATACTTGGGTTTGCAGAGGTCTTGAGAAGGTTTTTTAGTGATACCGAAACACCTTTGTTCCAATGGATGATTATCGTTTCAATTTTCGCATTGGTAGGTAATTTGATATCGCTCTGGCTTATCAACAAAACCAAGAGCAAAGAAGCTCATATGCAGGCAAGTGCCATTTTTACGTCCAATGATATCATTGTCAATGGTGGTGTTATAGTAGCAGGGATACTGGTTTATTTTCTGAATAGTAAATGGCCCGATTTGGTGATTGGCGGGATCGTTTTCACTTTTGTAATGCGCGGTGCATTGAGAATACTGAAATTATCGAAGTAG
- the nhaA gene encoding Na+/H+ antiporter NhaA, translating into MTKSILSPFQKFIKIESLSGILLLGATIIALIWANSPYAGNYEAIWNYELGITTQSFEFTKPLILWINDGLMAVFFFLIGLEIKREVLIGELNTAKKLAFPLFGALGGMIIPIALFFIINQNPETQVGWGISMATDIAFSLAVLNALGKRIPLSLKIFLTAFAIVDDLGAVMVIALFYSGAINMVLLAIAFGILGLLYVLAARQYFSKFVLLVAGIIVWFLFLKAGIHPTIAGILLAFSVPVRQKMVTDDFIKSLGTIYSDFKNARILKKPILSRQQLAQLNNLDETTDQFRSPLQSLEHDLHGWVAYCIIPIFALANAGISINGLESLDMSLAVTIAVALVLGKGIGVSGIVLLAQKLKWITIPNDIRKKQIIGVSFLAGIGFTMAIFIGNLAFSSSVYLNSAKMGILIGSFIAAIIGYVILRQTPKIH; encoded by the coding sequence ATGACAAAAAGCATATTATCACCCTTTCAAAAATTTATTAAAATAGAATCCCTAAGTGGGATTCTGCTTTTAGGTGCTACCATCATCGCTCTTATCTGGGCAAACTCGCCCTACGCGGGTAATTATGAAGCCATCTGGAATTATGAGTTGGGAATAACCACTCAAAGCTTTGAATTTACAAAACCACTTATTCTCTGGATAAATGATGGTTTGATGGCCGTTTTCTTTTTTCTTATAGGACTTGAGATAAAAAGAGAAGTTTTAATAGGAGAACTAAATACAGCTAAAAAATTAGCATTCCCTTTGTTTGGGGCACTGGGCGGAATGATTATTCCCATTGCACTATTTTTCATCATCAATCAAAATCCAGAAACACAAGTCGGTTGGGGCATCTCTATGGCGACAGATATTGCATTTTCGCTTGCCGTATTAAATGCGTTGGGTAAGCGCATTCCGTTGAGCTTAAAAATTTTCCTTACCGCCTTTGCCATTGTTGATGATTTAGGAGCTGTTATGGTTATTGCTCTATTTTATAGTGGCGCTATTAATATGGTTTTACTTGCAATTGCTTTCGGTATTTTAGGATTATTGTATGTGCTTGCAGCTCGTCAATATTTTTCAAAATTTGTACTCTTAGTAGCAGGAATAATTGTGTGGTTCTTATTTCTCAAAGCAGGAATTCACCCTACTATTGCAGGAATATTGCTGGCGTTCTCGGTTCCAGTAAGACAAAAAATGGTCACAGATGATTTTATAAAATCGTTGGGAACTATATACAGCGACTTTAAAAATGCCCGCATCCTTAAAAAACCCATATTATCACGGCAACAACTTGCGCAACTTAATAATCTGGATGAAACCACAGACCAGTTTCGCTCGCCATTGCAAAGTTTAGAGCACGACCTGCACGGTTGGGTAGCCTATTGCATCATACCCATATTTGCGCTGGCAAATGCAGGAATTTCCATAAATGGATTAGAATCATTAGATATGTCACTTGCAGTTACTATTGCTGTTGCTTTAGTTCTGGGAAAAGGAATTGGCGTGAGCGGTATCGTTCTATTAGCTCAAAAGTTAAAATGGATAACAATCCCAAATGACATAAGAAAAAAACAAATTATTGGCGTTTCCTTTCTTGCTGGTATAGGCTTTACAATGGCGATATTCATTGGGAATTTAGCCTTTTCATCATCTGTTTATTTGAACTCTGCAAAAATGGGAATCCTCATTGGGTCATTTATTGCAGCGATTATTGGTTACGTTATTTTACGTCAGACACCTAAAATTCACTAA
- a CDS encoding Fur family transcriptional regulator produces MTEIEKTLNDHNVRPTAMRILIYKYMADRDAAIALTDIENAFAKADRTTLYRTLKTFEEKNVVHHIDDGTGISKYALCEEGCNCEIEQDLHLHFHCTNCDETVCLTEQKIPHINLPDGYLAEDVNLVVTGICEKCSSNLL; encoded by the coding sequence ATGACTGAAATTGAAAAAACATTAAATGACCATAACGTGCGTCCCACCGCAATGCGCATATTGATTTATAAGTATATGGCCGATAGGGATGCCGCCATCGCCCTGACTGATATTGAAAATGCTTTCGCAAAAGCGGATAGAACCACATTGTACCGAACCCTAAAAACGTTTGAAGAAAAAAACGTGGTACATCACATAGATGACGGAACTGGAATCTCTAAATACGCACTTTGTGAAGAAGGCTGTAATTGTGAAATAGAACAGGATTTGCACTTGCATTTCCATTGCACTAACTGTGACGAAACGGTTTGTTTAACGGAACAAAAAATCCCGCATATCAATTTGCCCGATGGATATTTGGCAGAGGATGTTAATCTCGTGGTTACGGGAATATGTGAAAAATGTAGCAGTAATTTACTTTAA
- a CDS encoding sigma-54-dependent transcriptional regulator yields the protein MQLKKENILIVDDDINILELLQRHLQSWSYHTYKAVSVKEAVQILRDTKIDLLITDLKMPEVDGSELIKFVSEHYPALPKLVVTGYPSIQDSLAAIKSGVADYLTKPFTKDELKTAIDKSLGKKQVSNTNAFAKAETTKDNAYGEIIGASEKINDVIQIIERVKDNKATIFIKGESGTGKELVARAIHYQGKFSRAPFIAVNCGGIPENLLEAELFGYTKGAFTGADKNREGFFQAANGGTIFLDEIGNASKAVQTRLLRVLQEKEVVKVGAQKADKIDVRIVAATNSDLKEMIKKDTFREDLYYRLTVVEINVAPLRERKEDIPLLTDKFLFKYGVEYKDRFVRVSPEAAEILQRYDWPGNIRELENVVQRAVIMCDRTIEVEHLPDSLKFNIDFPEDALLPLKEIEKKYILKVLNATNNNKTKAAEILGITRKTLRSKMED from the coding sequence ATGCAGCTAAAAAAAGAAAATATATTAATAGTAGATGATGACATCAATATCCTTGAGTTATTGCAGCGTCACTTACAATCGTGGAGTTACCATACGTATAAAGCGGTTTCCGTAAAAGAGGCTGTTCAGATTTTGAGGGATACAAAAATCGACCTTCTCATTACCGATTTAAAAATGCCAGAAGTTGATGGGTCAGAACTCATAAAATTCGTCTCAGAACACTATCCTGCGCTGCCCAAACTGGTCGTAACGGGCTATCCATCCATACAAGATTCTCTCGCTGCTATTAAATCTGGTGTTGCAGATTACCTTACTAAGCCTTTTACAAAGGACGAGCTTAAGACTGCGATTGATAAATCTTTAGGAAAGAAGCAAGTTTCAAATACTAACGCTTTCGCGAAAGCGGAAACAACAAAAGACAACGCCTACGGAGAAATCATAGGAGCATCAGAAAAGATTAACGATGTCATCCAAATCATAGAACGTGTCAAAGATAACAAAGCCACCATTTTTATAAAAGGGGAAAGCGGTACAGGAAAAGAACTCGTTGCTCGTGCCATACATTATCAAGGAAAATTCTCAAGAGCGCCATTTATAGCCGTAAACTGTGGCGGAATCCCAGAAAACTTATTGGAAGCTGAACTTTTTGGATACACAAAAGGTGCGTTTACAGGAGCCGATAAAAACCGTGAAGGATTCTTTCAGGCAGCCAACGGTGGTACAATCTTTCTCGATGAAATAGGAAATGCCTCAAAAGCAGTACAAACACGATTATTACGTGTACTTCAAGAAAAAGAAGTAGTAAAAGTTGGAGCTCAAAAAGCAGATAAAATTGATGTTCGTATTGTTGCAGCCACTAACAGCGACCTCAAGGAAATGATTAAAAAAGACACCTTTAGGGAAGACCTCTATTACCGTCTTACCGTTGTTGAAATTAACGTAGCACCATTACGGGAGCGCAAAGAAGATATACCGCTACTCACAGATAAATTCCTGTTTAAATATGGCGTTGAATATAAAGACCGTTTTGTGCGCGTCTCGCCAGAGGCAGCAGAGATTTTACAACGTTATGACTGGCCAGGTAATATACGTGAGTTAGAAAACGTGGTGCAACGCGCCGTCATAATGTGCGACCGCACTATAGAAGTAGAACATTTACCGGACAGCCTGAAATTTAATATCGATTTTCCAGAAGATGCTTTACTACCATTAAAGGAAATTGAAAAAAAGTACATCCTGAAAGTCCTCAACGCAACTAATAACAACAAGACTAAAGCTGCTGAAATTTTAGGGATTACACGCAAGACTTTGAGGAGTAAGATGGAGGATTGA
- a CDS encoding 50S ribosomal protein L11 methyltransferase, with product MSKKNSFRSRLNIVLGLIAVFLLILGTNRIDKRHFEAAQTAVTSVYEDRVLAQDYIYKLSNLIHKKQLNFQNGSETVNNSINKEVQTLIDLFSETKLTINESKTFKDLKSDFESLKSKENSYYKSMKNIEFTDSTAPAAPTALYNELATLQSDLDNLALIQVGESKSVLSTAQKSLDMSNLMSSMEVYSLLVIGIIILVATFYRVGKSRVSE from the coding sequence ATGTCAAAAAAGAATTCATTTCGAAGTCGTCTTAATATTGTATTGGGACTTATAGCGGTTTTTCTGCTAATTTTAGGAACTAACCGAATAGACAAACGTCATTTTGAAGCAGCACAAACAGCTGTCACTTCAGTATATGAAGACAGAGTACTCGCTCAAGACTATATCTATAAGTTGAGCAATCTCATTCATAAGAAACAACTCAATTTTCAGAATGGTTCCGAAACTGTGAACAACTCTATTAATAAGGAAGTACAAACTTTAATTGACCTATTTTCTGAAACCAAACTAACGATTAATGAATCTAAGACATTCAAGGATTTAAAGAGCGATTTTGAAAGTTTGAAATCAAAAGAAAACAGCTATTACAAGAGTATGAAAAACATTGAGTTTACGGATAGCACTGCACCAGCAGCACCAACGGCCCTTTATAATGAACTTGCTACACTTCAATCAGACTTAGATAATCTGGCACTTATTCAGGTCGGCGAAAGTAAATCTGTTTTGAGTACTGCACAGAAATCTCTCGATATGAGTAATCTAATGTCCAGTATGGAAGTCTATTCTTTGCTGGTAATCGGGATTATCATTTTAGTGGCTACTTTTTACAGAGTTGGAAAATCAAGGGTATCAGAATAA
- a CDS encoding sensor histidine kinase: MNFEQKNNTEAALKERIKELTCLYEVSSIISNVAVEQMQQSLDAIAYSLKKGFQFPEQTEIHIETSICSARTGAIDQSINLTAQIQVFNKPEGTIIASLKDDKSSFLKEEKQLLDNVALKIGNLIERIEIQQNETSLKRQMERADRLGILGEITAGIAHELNTPLANILGFAELLQDEFSHNKSATEDLDKIIKNAIFSREVVKKLLFFSCEMPQEMQEVNLVSSIKNSLSLLDASFKKANVKYLVKIQDEELLIKADKIQLTQIIFNLIINAIYFTPANGLVTIAATASKKHIILKVTDEGTGLSEDAIEKVFQPFFTTKPTGDGTGLGLSVVHGIVTSHKGTITVENNKNKGATFTVSLPKS; this comes from the coding sequence ATGAATTTTGAACAAAAAAATAATACAGAAGCAGCCTTAAAAGAGCGTATTAAAGAGCTTACCTGCCTTTATGAGGTGTCTTCAATAATCTCTAATGTAGCGGTGGAACAAATGCAACAGAGCCTTGACGCCATTGCTTATAGTCTTAAAAAGGGATTTCAATTTCCTGAACAGACTGAGATTCATATTGAGACATCTATATGTTCAGCCAGAACTGGCGCTATTGACCAATCAATCAATTTAACTGCACAGATTCAAGTATTTAATAAACCTGAAGGAACAATAATCGCCTCGTTAAAAGATGATAAAAGCTCTTTTTTAAAAGAAGAAAAGCAGTTACTCGATAATGTTGCTTTGAAAATAGGTAACCTCATAGAGCGTATTGAAATACAGCAAAACGAGACCTCGCTTAAAAGGCAAATGGAGCGTGCAGACCGTTTAGGGATTTTGGGCGAGATAACCGCTGGTATTGCTCACGAGCTCAACACACCGCTGGCAAATATTTTAGGGTTTGCAGAGTTGTTACAAGACGAATTTTCACATAATAAAAGCGCTACAGAAGATTTAGATAAAATTATCAAGAACGCAATATTTTCGCGTGAAGTGGTTAAAAAACTATTGTTCTTTTCGTGCGAAATGCCGCAGGAAATGCAAGAGGTAAACTTAGTATCAAGTATTAAAAACTCATTGTCTTTACTGGACGCATCCTTTAAAAAAGCAAACGTAAAATATCTTGTAAAAATTCAAGATGAAGAGCTTCTGATTAAGGCAGATAAGATTCAGCTTACTCAAATTATATTCAACCTTATTATTAATGCTATTTATTTTACGCCAGCTAATGGTTTAGTAACTATAGCAGCAACAGCGTCTAAAAAACATATCATTCTTAAAGTTACAGACGAAGGCACAGGCTTATCTGAAGATGCAATTGAAAAGGTATTTCAGCCTTTTTTTACAACTAAACCTACAGGCGATGGCACAGGTTTAGGGCTAAGTGTGGTACACGGTATTGTGACAAGTCATAAAGGAACCATTACAGTAGAAAATAACAAAAACAAAGGCGCTACTTTTACGGTAAGCCTTCCTAAATCATAA
- a CDS encoding mechanosensitive ion channel family protein has translation MDKAILGNLKLILYLGFLSVFTIVAATSIDMWFKRSIQRKIDLQYDYTSYKFLRYVAVFVIYFVGIIFGLLAFPSMRGIAQTALGGAGVIALIAGVASQEALANVVGGIFIIGFKPFKIGDVVKVTDTMVGTVTDITLRHTVIRNFENKMIVIPNSIINKEKLINYDLGDLKCCEHIEMGISYDSDVAMAKKIMSEECEKHPLIWDNRSDQDVKDGKPMVKTAMTKINESTMTIRAWAWSRNFSDSFQLKCDVNETIKERFDAVGIDMAYPYRNIILKTEKGHPLDVQMNAKENQD, from the coding sequence ATGGACAAGGCAATTCTGGGCAACCTAAAGCTGATTTTGTATTTAGGATTTTTATCAGTGTTTACGATTGTAGCTGCCACGAGTATTGATATGTGGTTTAAACGCAGTATCCAGCGTAAGATTGACTTACAGTATGACTATACCAGCTATAAATTTCTACGGTATGTGGCAGTTTTTGTTATTTACTTTGTCGGTATCATCTTTGGTTTACTGGCATTCCCATCTATGCGTGGGATTGCTCAAACTGCTCTTGGAGGTGCAGGAGTAATCGCTTTAATTGCTGGTGTGGCGTCACAAGAAGCGCTTGCAAATGTGGTAGGTGGCATTTTTATCATCGGCTTTAAGCCATTTAAAATAGGCGACGTTGTAAAAGTTACGGACACAATGGTAGGTACAGTAACTGATATTACACTGCGCCACACGGTCATCCGCAATTTTGAAAATAAAATGATAGTCATTCCTAATTCCATTATCAATAAGGAAAAGCTTATCAACTATGACTTGGGCGACCTAAAATGTTGTGAGCACATTGAAATGGGAATTTCTTACGATAGTGATGTTGCTATGGCAAAGAAAATTATGAGCGAAGAGTGCGAGAAACATCCCTTAATTTGGGATAATCGTTCTGACCAAGATGTCAAAGACGGCAAACCAATGGTTAAAACCGCAATGACTAAAATCAACGAGTCCACAATGACCATACGTGCGTGGGCGTGGTCAAGAAACTTTAGTGATTCTTTCCAGTTGAAATGTGATGTGAATGAGACTATTAAAGAACGTTTTGATGCCGTAGGGATTGATATGGCTTATCCATATCGTAACATAATTCTCAAAACTGAAAAAGGGCATCCTTTGGATGTGCAGATGAATGCTAAGGAAAACCAAGATTAA
- a CDS encoding Glu/Leu/Phe/Val family dehydrogenase, which translates to MATMTAIPKQKTKKVALKGMMDNVMEQFNSASDQIELHPNIRKILSITNNEIVVNFPVKMDNGEVEIFTGYRVQHNNALGPYKGGLRYHPTVDIDAARALAMWMTWKTSLAGLPYGGGKGGIKLDPSKYSQGELERITRRFTFALADNIGPEHDIPAPDVNTSSQTMAWIADTYMSTRPPAERTANQHVVTGKPDGSGGLEGRDRATGYGVYLNIKFWADKNNESLKGKKFIVQGFGNVGYWASYFLEKDGAKLVAVQDASGSIHNSDGLSVKDIFNYTQINDGKVKGFPEAFELDDEEFFSTDCDICIPAALGNQITKENASQIKARLIAEGANGPTNVEGEHALLERGVTIIPDILCNSGGVIASYFEWLQNRNGEIWQLDEVMAKLDKKMKESFDKVFAFAKAESLDLRTAAFCIAIKRIEKAYIQRGIFP; encoded by the coding sequence ATGGCCACAATGACCGCAATACCAAAACAGAAAACAAAGAAAGTCGCCCTTAAGGGAATGATGGACAATGTGATGGAGCAGTTTAACAGCGCTTCAGACCAGATAGAACTACACCCAAACATCAGGAAGATTCTATCTATTACAAATAATGAAATCGTCGTAAACTTCCCTGTAAAGATGGATAATGGCGAGGTTGAGATTTTTACGGGCTACCGCGTACAGCACAATAATGCATTAGGACCTTACAAAGGTGGACTGCGCTATCACCCTACGGTAGATATAGATGCTGCAAGAGCACTCGCAATGTGGATGACGTGGAAGACCTCTCTTGCAGGATTGCCTTACGGTGGCGGTAAAGGCGGTATTAAACTCGACCCATCTAAGTACTCACAAGGCGAGCTGGAACGCATCACGCGTAGGTTCACATTTGCACTGGCAGACAATATTGGTCCAGAACACGATATCCCTGCACCAGATGTAAACACAAGTAGCCAGACAATGGCTTGGATAGCAGACACCTATATGAGTACTCGCCCGCCAGCAGAGCGTACGGCAAACCAGCACGTGGTTACTGGAAAACCAGATGGTAGCGGTGGTCTGGAAGGTCGCGACCGTGCTACAGGTTATGGCGTGTATTTGAACATTAAATTTTGGGCAGATAAGAACAACGAATCACTTAAAGGTAAAAAGTTTATCGTTCAGGGATTTGGTAACGTGGGCTACTGGGCATCCTATTTTTTAGAAAAAGATGGCGCAAAACTCGTTGCCGTACAAGATGCATCGGGCAGCATACATAATAGCGATGGGCTATCTGTAAAAGATATATTTAATTACACACAGATTAATGATGGAAAAGTAAAAGGTTTTCCAGAGGCGTTTGAACTGGATGATGAAGAATTCTTCTCAACAGACTGCGATATTTGCATACCAGCGGCATTGGGCAACCAGATAACTAAGGAAAATGCCTCACAAATCAAGGCACGACTTATTGCCGAAGGTGCAAATGGTCCTACAAATGTAGAAGGCGAGCACGCACTTTTAGAGCGTGGCGTGACCATAATTCCAGACATCCTTTGCAACTCTGGTGGCGTGATAGCGAGTTACTTTGAGTGGTTGCAGAACCGTAATGGAGAGATTTGGCAACTGGATGAAGTAATGGCAAAGCTGGATAAGAAGATGAAAGAATCTTTTGATAAGGTATTCGCTTTCGCGAAAGCGGAATCATTAGACCTTAGAACCGCAGCCTTTTGTATTGCAATTAAGCGTATAGAAAAGGCTTATATACAACGTGGAATTTTCCCTTAA
- a CDS encoding HPF/RaiA family ribosome-associated protein has protein sequence MKTNTQFVQMAHSPSMQAFVEKKLSKLYNKYSWIIKTDVAFKQENNDSKKGKICTMEVSVPGPKIFASANEHNYELAVSTAIDSLNIQLEKRKSVMVEY, from the coding sequence ATGAAAACAAACACCCAATTTGTGCAAATGGCACATAGTCCTTCAATGCAAGCTTTTGTAGAAAAAAAACTATCAAAGCTGTACAATAAATACAGCTGGATTATCAAAACCGATGTAGCGTTTAAACAAGAAAATAATGACAGCAAAAAGGGTAAAATCTGTACGATGGAAGTAAGTGTGCCTGGTCCCAAAATTTTTGCGTCTGCAAACGAGCATAACTATGAACTTGCGGTCTCAACAGCAATAGATAGCTTAAACATACAGCTGGAAAAACGTAAATCTGTAATGGTTGAATATTAA